A genomic stretch from Haemophilus parainfluenzae ATCC 33392 includes:
- a CDS encoding YifB family Mg chelatase-like AAA ATPase, which translates to MSLAIVYSRASMGVQAPLVTIEVHLSNGKPGFTLVGLPEKTVKEAQDRVRSALMNAQFKYPAKRITVNLAPADLPKEGGRFDLPIAIGILAASDQLDGSRLKQFEFVGELALTGELRGVHGVIPAILAAQKAKRAPIIAYQNANEASLVSEQETYFAKNLLEVVQFLNNQDKLPLASLLVQESAVRFSAKNHLDLTDIIGQQHAKRALTIAAAGQHNLLFLGPPGTGKTMLASRLTALLPEMTDSEAIETASVTSLVQNELNFHNWKQRPFRAPHHSASLPALVGGGTIPKPGEISLAHNGVLFLDELPEFERKVLDALRQPLESGEIIISRANAKIQFPARFQLVAAMNPSPTGHYTGTHNRTSPQQVIRYLNRLSGPFLDRFDLSIEVPLLPQGSLQNTGDRGETSQQVREKVLKVREIQLARAGKINAYLSSKEIERDCKLQDKDSLFLENALNKLGLSVRAYHRILKVSRTIADLNGEKEIQQPHLAEALGYRAMDRLLQKLSAA; encoded by the coding sequence ATGTCTCTTGCCATTGTTTATAGCCGTGCCTCAATGGGCGTACAAGCCCCTCTTGTTACCATTGAGGTACACTTAAGTAACGGAAAACCTGGATTTACCTTAGTTGGCCTACCCGAAAAAACTGTAAAAGAAGCGCAAGATCGTGTCAGAAGTGCATTAATGAATGCGCAGTTCAAATATCCTGCCAAACGCATCACCGTAAATCTTGCACCGGCTGATTTACCCAAAGAAGGGGGACGATTTGATTTACCCATTGCGATAGGTATCTTGGCTGCATCAGATCAATTAGATGGTAGCCGTTTAAAACAATTTGAATTCGTTGGTGAACTCGCATTAACGGGTGAATTACGTGGCGTACACGGTGTCATTCCTGCCATTTTAGCAGCTCAAAAAGCGAAACGCGCACCCATTATCGCTTATCAAAATGCCAATGAGGCGTCGCTTGTCTCAGAGCAAGAGACTTATTTCGCTAAAAACCTTTTAGAGGTCGTGCAATTCTTAAATAATCAAGATAAATTACCTTTGGCCTCATTACTTGTACAAGAAAGTGCAGTCAGATTTTCAGCTAAAAATCACTTAGATTTGACGGATATTATTGGTCAGCAACATGCGAAACGAGCACTAACAATAGCTGCCGCAGGTCAGCACAACCTACTCTTTTTAGGTCCTCCCGGTACAGGTAAAACTATGTTAGCAAGTCGTCTCACCGCATTACTCCCTGAAATGACTGATTCAGAAGCCATTGAAACCGCTTCGGTTACGAGTTTAGTACAAAATGAATTAAATTTTCATAACTGGAAACAACGACCGTTTCGAGCACCACATCATAGTGCCTCTTTGCCAGCCTTAGTAGGTGGAGGAACCATTCCAAAACCAGGCGAAATATCGCTCGCACATAATGGCGTACTTTTTCTTGATGAATTGCCTGAGTTTGAGCGTAAAGTACTGGATGCACTCCGCCAGCCATTAGAAAGTGGAGAAATTATTATTTCGCGAGCCAATGCTAAAATCCAATTTCCTGCTCGCTTTCAATTAGTTGCGGCGATGAATCCAAGTCCAACGGGGCATTATACTGGAACACATAACCGCACCTCGCCACAACAAGTGATACGTTATTTAAATCGCCTTTCTGGCCCATTTTTAGATCGTTTTGATTTATCCATTGAAGTGCCCCTTCTGCCACAAGGTAGCTTACAGAATACTGGAGATAGAGGCGAAACAAGCCAACAAGTAAGAGAAAAAGTGTTAAAAGTGAGAGAAATTCAACTTGCTCGAGCAGGCAAGATCAATGCATATCTTTCAAGCAAAGAAATTGAACGAGACTGTAAATTACAAGATAAAGATTCACTATTTCTTGAGAATGCACTGAATAAGCTAGGGCTTTCAGTAAGAGCCTACCATCGAATTTTGAAAGTCTCACGCACAATTGCCGATTTGAATGGCGAAAAAGAGATACAACAACCTCATTTAGCAGAAGCGCTAGGATATCGGGCAATGGATCGGTTGTTACAGAAATTATCTGCCGCTTAA
- the nfuA gene encoding Fe-S biogenesis protein NfuA — MEQIFISDAAQAHFRKLLDTQEEGTNIRIFVVNPGTPGAECGVSYCPPNSVEATDTEMKYDTFSAFVDEISLPFLEDAEIDYVTEELGAQLTLKAPNAKMRKVADDAPLIERVEYVIQTQINPQLASHGGKITLIEITDDGYAVLQFGGGCNGCSMVDVTLKDGVEKQLVSLFPNELKGARDVTEHQRGEHSYY, encoded by the coding sequence ATGGAACAAATTTTTATTTCAGATGCTGCACAAGCACATTTTCGGAAACTTTTAGATACGCAAGAAGAAGGTACAAATATTCGTATTTTTGTTGTGAATCCGGGTACGCCAGGAGCAGAATGTGGCGTGTCCTATTGCCCGCCAAATTCAGTTGAAGCGACTGATACCGAAATGAAATACGATACTTTTTCAGCATTTGTAGATGAAATAAGCTTACCGTTTTTAGAAGATGCGGAAATTGATTATGTAACAGAAGAGCTTGGGGCTCAACTGACTTTAAAAGCGCCTAACGCAAAAATGCGTAAAGTTGCAGATGATGCGCCTTTAATCGAGCGCGTAGAGTATGTGATTCAAACACAAATCAACCCACAATTAGCTAGCCATGGCGGTAAAATCACGTTAATTGAAATTACTGATGATGGTTATGCTGTTCTACAATTCGGTGGTGGCTGTAATGGTTGTTCAATGGTTGATGTCACCCTAAAAGACGGGGTAGAAAAACAGTTAGTTTCGCTCTTCCCGAATGAATTAAAAGGTGCAAGAGACGTAACAGAACACCAACGTGGTGAACATTCTTATTATTAA
- a CDS encoding ComF family protein, with the protein MFSHFFQFSCVHCKRSIHLGRNGLCSRCQKQIKTFPYCGRCGSPLQHYAMGCGHCLRNEPAWDRIVIIGHYLEPLSSLIHRFKFQKQFWLDRSLSRLLYLAVREARRTHGLSLPQAIIPVPLYHFRQWQRGYNQADLLANWLSRWCDVPNCNHVVKRIKHTHTQRGLTAKDRRHNLKNAFAVNTKKPFPYERVALVDDVITTGSTLAEIAKQLRKLGVKEIQVWGLARA; encoded by the coding sequence ATGTTTTCCCATTTTTTTCAGTTTAGCTGTGTGCATTGCAAGCGATCTATTCATCTTGGGCGAAATGGATTGTGCAGTCGATGTCAGAAGCAAATTAAAACTTTCCCTTATTGCGGGCGATGTGGTTCACCCTTGCAGCATTATGCAATGGGCTGTGGACATTGTTTGAGAAATGAACCTGCTTGGGATCGTATTGTGATTATTGGGCATTACCTTGAACCGCTTTCTTCACTTATTCATCGTTTTAAATTCCAAAAACAGTTTTGGTTAGATCGGAGTTTATCGCGTTTGCTTTATCTTGCGGTGCGAGAGGCGAGACGAACACATGGGCTCTCTCTGCCACAAGCGATTATCCCCGTACCGCTATATCATTTTCGACAGTGGCAACGGGGCTATAATCAGGCTGATTTATTGGCTAATTGGTTAAGTCGTTGGTGTGATGTGCCTAACTGTAATCATGTGGTGAAACGGATTAAACATACTCATACTCAGCGAGGTTTAACGGCGAAAGATCGACGACACAATCTTAAAAATGCTTTTGCAGTGAATACCAAAAAGCCTTTTCCTTATGAACGCGTTGCTTTGGTGGATGATGTGATTACAACCGGCTCAACGTTGGCAGAGATAGCCAAACAGCTTCGAAAATTAGGTGTAAAAGAAATTCAGGTATGGGGTTTAGCGAGAGCTTAA
- the yihA gene encoding ribosome biogenesis GTP-binding protein YihA/YsxC, with product MSEIKLNYHKTHFLTSAPNIRSIPEDTGIEIAFAGRSNAGKSTALNALTNQKSLARTSKTPGRTQLINLFEVEPNCKLVDLPGYGYAAVPEKMKIEWQKSLGEYLQKRECLGGLVVLMDIRHPLKDLDQQMIEWAVSADLPVMLLLTKADKLSQSARSKQVKMVREAILPFQGDIQVEAFSAQNKIGIDKLAAKLDSWFAPLFA from the coding sequence ATGTCTGAAATTAAACTGAATTATCATAAAACGCATTTTCTTACGAGCGCCCCCAATATTCGTTCCATCCCAGAAGATACAGGGATTGAAATTGCGTTTGCAGGGCGTTCAAATGCAGGAAAATCAACCGCACTTAATGCATTAACCAATCAGAAAAGCTTAGCTCGAACCTCTAAAACCCCTGGTAGAACACAGCTCATCAACCTTTTTGAGGTGGAGCCGAATTGTAAACTAGTGGATTTACCTGGCTATGGCTATGCTGCCGTTCCTGAAAAAATGAAAATCGAGTGGCAAAAATCCCTCGGGGAATATTTGCAAAAACGAGAATGTTTAGGCGGACTTGTTGTTTTAATGGATATTCGCCATCCTTTAAAAGATCTCGATCAACAAATGATAGAATGGGCAGTTTCTGCTGATTTACCGGTTATGCTACTTTTAACTAAAGCGGATAAACTCAGCCAAAGTGCACGTAGCAAACAAGTCAAAATGGTACGTGAAGCGATTTTACCCTTCCAAGGTGATATTCAAGTAGAGGCTTTTTCTGCACAAAATAAAATTGGTATTGATAAATTGGCTGCCAAGTTAGATAGTTGGTTTGCCCCACTTTTCGCGTAG
- a CDS encoding penicillin-binding protein 1A, whose protein sequence is MRIAKLILSTLFTICILGLVAGGVLYFHLKSSLPSVESLKTVELQQPMQIYTADGKLIGEVGEQRRIPVKLENVPQRLQDAFLATEDSRFYEHHGLDPIGIARAIFVAINNGGASQGASTITQQLARNFFLTPEKTIIRKAREAVLAIEIENALSKQEILELYLNKIFLGYRSYGVAAAAQTYFGKNLDELTLSEMAIIAGLPKAPSTMNPLYSPKRAEERRNVVLSRMLDENKITKAEYDAAIKEPIVASYHGAKFEFRADYVTEMVRQEMVKRFGEEEAYTKGYKVFTTVLSKDQAEAQKAVRNNLIDYDMRHGWRGGAPLWKKGEAPWDNERIVAFLKKLPDSEPFIPAAVTALGKNGAELLLANNETMTLSSNAMRWAGKSPVKVGEQIWIRKRDNGEWILGQIPAANSALVSLNSDNGAIEAMVGGFSYEQSKFNRATQSLVQVGSSIKPFIYAAALEKGLTLSSVLQDSPISIQKPGQPLWQPKNSPDRYDGPMRLRVGLGQSKNMIAIRALQTAGIDFTADFLQRFGFKRDQYFASEALALGAASFTPLEMARAYAVFDNGGFLIDPYLIEKIQDNTGKDLFIANPKIACITCNDIPVIYGETKDKIDGFKDVAEVANPDNLKSAQGNNNTDTEEGDQQPENVPDLPEVQTSTLNDGAVDLMADAKDGTAKQEYAPRVISGELAFLIRSALNTAIYGEQGLGWKGTSWRIAQSIKRSDIGGKTGTTNSAKVAWYAGFGANLVTTTYVGFDDNKRVLGKGEAGAKTAMPAWVAYMKAALSDIPERQLALPPNIMEKTIDSNSGLLSEGGGRKEYFIVGTEPKRTYIAEMQERGYYVPPELQQRLNGGTGKTKDAIPATQPEELF, encoded by the coding sequence ATGCGGATCGCAAAATTAATATTAAGTACCCTATTTACGATATGTATACTGGGGTTAGTCGCCGGTGGTGTACTGTATTTTCACTTAAAATCCTCCTTACCATCGGTAGAAAGCCTAAAAACCGTTGAATTGCAACAACCGATGCAAATTTATACGGCTGATGGCAAATTAATCGGTGAAGTCGGTGAACAACGCCGTATTCCGGTGAAATTAGAAAATGTGCCTCAGCGTCTGCAAGATGCCTTCTTAGCGACAGAAGATAGCCGTTTTTATGAACATCACGGTTTAGACCCTATTGGTATTGCCCGTGCGATTTTTGTTGCCATCAATAATGGTGGCGCCTCTCAAGGAGCAAGTACCATTACGCAACAACTTGCACGCAACTTCTTCTTAACCCCAGAAAAAACCATTATTCGTAAAGCCCGCGAAGCGGTATTAGCCATTGAAATTGAAAATGCCTTAAGCAAACAAGAAATCTTAGAACTTTATTTGAATAAAATTTTCTTAGGGTATCGTTCTTATGGCGTTGCAGCTGCTGCACAAACCTACTTTGGTAAAAACTTAGATGAATTAACGCTTTCTGAAATGGCAATCATTGCAGGCTTACCTAAAGCACCTTCTACAATGAATCCACTGTATTCACCGAAACGTGCTGAAGAACGTCGAAACGTTGTACTAAGCCGAATGCTTGATGAAAACAAAATCACCAAAGCGGAATATGATGCAGCCATTAAAGAGCCAATCGTCGCAAGTTATCATGGAGCCAAATTTGAATTCCGTGCAGACTATGTGACTGAAATGGTTCGTCAAGAAATGGTGAAACGTTTTGGTGAGGAAGAGGCTTATACCAAAGGCTATAAAGTCTTCACGACAGTGCTTTCAAAAGATCAAGCGGAAGCACAAAAAGCTGTCCGTAATAACTTGATTGATTATGATATGCGTCATGGCTGGCGTGGCGGTGCACCACTTTGGAAAAAAGGTGAAGCCCCATGGGATAATGAACGCATTGTTGCTTTCTTGAAAAAATTACCTGATTCAGAACCATTCATTCCAGCAGCAGTAACCGCATTGGGTAAAAATGGGGCAGAATTGCTCTTAGCGAATAATGAAACGATGACGCTTTCTTCTAACGCAATGCGTTGGGCTGGTAAATCACCGGTTAAAGTAGGCGAACAAATTTGGATTCGCAAACGTGATAACGGTGAATGGATTTTAGGTCAAATTCCAGCGGCTAACTCTGCACTAGTTTCATTAAACTCTGATAATGGAGCCATTGAAGCCATGGTGGGAGGGTTCAGTTACGAACAAAGTAAATTTAACCGTGCAACGCAATCTTTAGTGCAAGTAGGTTCTTCGATTAAACCATTTATCTATGCCGCTGCATTAGAAAAAGGTTTAACGCTTTCAAGCGTATTGCAAGATAGTCCTATCTCTATTCAAAAACCAGGGCAACCTCTGTGGCAACCGAAAAACTCACCTGATCGTTATGACGGCCCAATGCGTTTACGTGTAGGTTTAGGTCAATCTAAAAACATGATTGCGATCAGAGCATTACAAACTGCCGGCATTGATTTTACTGCTGATTTCTTACAACGTTTTGGATTCAAACGCGATCAATATTTTGCCAGTGAGGCGCTTGCATTAGGTGCTGCCTCTTTTACACCGCTTGAAATGGCTCGTGCTTATGCAGTATTTGATAATGGTGGTTTCTTAATTGATCCTTATCTTATCGAAAAAATTCAAGACAATACCGGTAAAGATTTATTTATTGCGAACCCGAAAATTGCTTGTATCACCTGCAATGACATTCCAGTAATTTATGGTGAAACAAAGGATAAAATCGATGGTTTCAAAGATGTTGCAGAAGTAGCTAATCCAGATAACCTAAAATCAGCACAAGGTAATAACAATACAGATACAGAAGAAGGTGATCAGCAACCAGAAAATGTACCAGATTTACCAGAAGTTCAAACATCAACATTAAATGATGGAGCTGTTGATTTGATGGCTGATGCGAAAGACGGTACCGCAAAGCAGGAATATGCGCCTCGCGTTATTAGTGGAGAATTAGCCTTCTTAATTCGTAGTGCATTAAATACTGCAATTTATGGTGAACAAGGTCTTGGTTGGAAAGGTACCAGCTGGCGTATTGCTCAAAGTATTAAGCGTAGCGATATTGGTGGTAAAACTGGTACCACCAATAGCGCGAAAGTTGCTTGGTATGCAGGTTTTGGTGCAAACTTAGTCACCACTACCTATGTCGGCTTCGATGATAACAAACGCGTATTAGGTAAAGGGGAAGCAGGTGCAAAAACAGCAATGCCTGCTTGGGTGGCTTATATGAAAGCTGCACTTTCTGATATACCTGAACGTCAACTTGCACTTCCACCAAACATTATGGAAAAAACCATTGATAGTAACTCTGGTTTACTGTCTGAAGGTGGTGGGCGTAAAGAATACTTCATCGTTGGTACCGAACCTAAACGTACTTATATTGCGGAAATGCAAGAACGTGGATATTATGTTCCACCAGAGTTACAACAACGTTTAAATGGCGGAACTGGAAAAACCAAAGATGCAATTCCTGCAACGCAACCAGAAGAATTATTCTAG
- a CDS encoding MFS transporter: MNKPNSLKRVAMATMIGTAIEYFDNYIYTMAAVLVFNHQFFHAADPLSGQIAALSTLALTFIARPLGAVLFGHFGDRLGRKNTFVMSLLVMGISTVVIGLLPTYDSIGIWATILLCLCRIGQGIGLGGEWGGAALVAIENAPEGKRGWYGTFPQLGAPLGLLLANGVFLLITALFGQAAMTDWAWRIPFLSSFVLVAVGLYVRLKLTEAPIFIAALKKPKPKTLPMMEVIVTHFKPFFLGMLICMAGYVLFYIMIAFSQIYAKSAPTVSEAGYAMGLGFSPQIFTALLMCSAISLAITIAISGKYIDIVGRRIWLIWTTVGVALFGLVLPYFLENGTTLSLFWFLIIGMGLIGMGYGPLASFLPELFPTHARYSGASLTYNIAGLFGASVAAIIALPLNANYGLKGVGIYLTLNAVLSLIGLWFITETRDRQLL, encoded by the coding sequence CTGAATAAGCCAAATAGTTTGAAACGTGTAGCAATGGCAACAATGATTGGCACCGCTATTGAATATTTCGATAACTATATTTATACCATGGCTGCAGTGCTCGTTTTCAATCATCAATTTTTCCACGCTGCTGACCCACTTTCGGGCCAAATTGCTGCACTTTCCACACTAGCACTGACTTTTATTGCTCGTCCTCTGGGGGCCGTATTATTCGGACATTTTGGCGATCGCTTAGGAAGAAAAAATACCTTTGTTATGAGCCTGTTAGTAATGGGAATATCAACCGTAGTGATCGGCTTATTACCGACTTACGACAGCATCGGGATATGGGCAACCATCTTACTTTGCTTGTGCCGTATCGGGCAAGGCATTGGTTTAGGTGGCGAATGGGGCGGCGCTGCATTAGTGGCAATCGAAAATGCACCTGAAGGAAAACGTGGTTGGTATGGCACTTTTCCACAATTAGGCGCTCCTCTAGGATTACTACTTGCCAATGGTGTCTTTTTACTCATTACCGCGCTTTTTGGACAAGCAGCAATGACTGACTGGGCATGGCGAATTCCATTTCTTTCCTCTTTTGTATTAGTTGCCGTTGGGTTGTATGTTCGATTAAAACTTACTGAAGCACCAATATTTATTGCTGCACTTAAAAAGCCTAAACCTAAAACTTTACCGATGATGGAAGTGATCGTTACTCATTTCAAACCGTTCTTCTTAGGTATGTTGATCTGCATGGCTGGCTATGTGCTCTTTTATATTATGATCGCTTTCAGCCAAATTTATGCAAAATCTGCCCCAACCGTATCGGAAGCCGGTTATGCAATGGGCTTAGGCTTCTCACCACAAATTTTTACTGCTTTACTAATGTGCAGTGCGATTTCATTAGCCATTACAATTGCTATTTCAGGCAAATATATCGATATCGTTGGACGACGAATTTGGTTAATTTGGACGACTGTTGGCGTTGCTCTTTTTGGTTTAGTCTTACCGTATTTTCTAGAAAATGGAACAACTTTGAGTTTGTTTTGGTTCTTAATCATTGGAATGGGATTAATTGGTATGGGTTATGGACCACTTGCAAGTTTCTTACCAGAATTATTTCCTACACACGCTCGTTATTCCGGAGCATCCTTAACCTACAATATTGCAGGATTATTTGGTGCCAGTGTAGCAGCAATTATTGCATTACCATTGAATGCTAATTATGGCTTAAAAGGTGTTGGAATTTACTTAACCTTAAATGCTGTATTGAGTTTAATTGGATTATGGTTTATTACGGAAACAAGAGATAGGCAACTGCTCTAG
- a CDS encoding type IV pilus secretin PilQ, with protein MVKQKIKTKFGQFLMCFLILWTTYSVAENRVFSLRLKQAPIVATLQQLALEQNANLMIDDELEGTLSLQLDNVDFDRLLRSVAKIKGLSFYQENDIYYLGKPSQHEQYSEKITEPMAISGESLPSETPLVSTTVKLHFAKASDVMKSLTTGSGSLLSPSGTITFDDRSNVLLIQDDARSLKNIKKLIAELDKPIEQIVIEARIVTITDESLKELGVRWGIFNPTEAAHRVGGSLDANGFSNISNNLNVNFATTVTPAGSLALQVAKINGRLLDLELTALERENNVEIIASPRLLTTNKKSASIKQGTEIPYVVTNGKNDTQSVEFREAVLGLEVTPHISKDNNILLDLLVSQNSPGNRVAYGQNEVVSIDKQEINTQVFAKDGETIVLGGVFHDTITKGVDKVPLLGDIPGIKRLFSKESERHQKRELVIFVTPHILKQGERMEMARKEKHFKQVEKVKK; from the coding sequence ATGGTAAAGCAGAAAATAAAAACAAAGTTTGGTCAGTTTTTAATGTGTTTTCTGATCCTATGGACAACTTATTCAGTGGCAGAAAATCGCGTATTTTCACTTCGCTTAAAACAAGCTCCCATAGTAGCGACACTCCAACAACTTGCCCTTGAGCAAAATGCCAATTTAATGATTGATGATGAGTTAGAAGGAACACTTTCATTACAATTAGATAACGTAGATTTTGATCGTTTATTGCGTTCTGTTGCAAAAATCAAAGGGCTCTCTTTTTATCAAGAAAATGATATTTATTATTTAGGTAAGCCTTCTCAACATGAACAATATTCAGAGAAAATAACAGAACCTATGGCGATTAGCGGAGAAAGTTTGCCTAGTGAAACACCACTTGTGAGTACAACGGTTAAACTGCATTTTGCTAAGGCTTCTGATGTGATGAAATCTTTAACCACAGGGAGCGGTTCTTTGCTTTCACCTAGCGGCACAATTACATTTGATGATCGAAGCAATGTATTACTGATTCAGGATGATGCACGTTCACTTAAAAATATCAAAAAATTAATTGCAGAGCTGGATAAACCTATTGAGCAAATTGTCATTGAAGCACGTATTGTGACGATTACCGATGAAAGCCTAAAAGAATTAGGTGTGCGTTGGGGCATTTTTAATCCTACTGAGGCAGCCCATCGAGTGGGTGGCAGTTTAGATGCGAATGGGTTTAGCAATATCAGTAATAATTTAAATGTGAATTTTGCGACAACGGTCACGCCAGCTGGCTCATTAGCACTTCAAGTAGCCAAAATTAATGGTCGATTGTTAGATTTAGAATTGACCGCACTTGAACGTGAAAATAACGTAGAAATTATTGCAAGCCCTCGCTTACTCACGACCAATAAGAAAAGTGCAAGCATCAAACAAGGGACAGAAATTCCTTATGTGGTGACAAATGGGAAAAATGACACCCAATCAGTAGAGTTTCGCGAGGCTGTCTTAGGATTGGAAGTCACGCCGCATATTTCGAAGGATAATAATATTTTATTGGATTTATTAGTGAGTCAAAATTCCCCAGGGAATCGCGTGGCTTACGGGCAAAATGAAGTCGTATCTATTGATAAACAAGAAATCAATACGCAAGTTTTTGCCAAAGATGGTGAAACAATTGTATTGGGTGGTGTATTCCACGATACGATCACGAAAGGTGTCGATAAAGTACCATTATTGGGCGATATTCCAGGTATTAAGCGCTTATTCAGTAAGGAAAGTGAACGTCATCAAAAACGAGAACTCGTCATTTTTGTGACACCTCATATTTTAAAACAAGGTGAAAGAATGGAAATGGCTAGAAAAGAAAAGCATTTTAAGCAAGTTGAAAAAGTGAAAAAATAA
- the thiE gene encoding thiamine phosphate synthase → MKNIQEILPLYFVAGTQDCRHLGDNPADNLLSVLRQALEGGITCFQFRDKGKFSLENSPTEQRALAIKCRDLCRRYNVPFIVDDNVDLALEIEADGIHVGQSDTPVKTIRARTHKPFIIGWSVNRLDEAKIGEELSEIDYFGIGPIFPTQSKENPKPTLGMAFIQTLRKAGITKPLVAIGGVKLEHVKTLRKYGADGIAVITAISQAKDIKASTKALKEASGCNH, encoded by the coding sequence ATGAAAAATATTCAAGAAATTTTACCGCTCTATTTTGTAGCAGGCACACAAGATTGCCGACATTTAGGTGATAATCCAGCTGATAACTTGCTTTCTGTTCTTAGACAAGCTTTAGAAGGTGGCATTACCTGTTTTCAATTTCGCGATAAAGGCAAATTCTCATTAGAAAATTCTCCAACAGAACAACGAGCCTTAGCCATTAAGTGCAGAGACTTATGTCGTCGATATAATGTGCCATTTATTGTCGATGATAACGTTGATTTAGCTTTAGAAATTGAAGCGGATGGTATTCACGTTGGGCAAAGTGATACGCCCGTAAAAACGATTCGAGCAAGAACCCATAAACCATTCATTATTGGTTGGTCAGTCAACCGTTTAGACGAAGCCAAAATCGGAGAGGAATTATCTGAAATCGATTATTTCGGTATTGGTCCAATTTTTCCGACTCAGTCAAAAGAAAATCCTAAACCTACTCTAGGAATGGCGTTTATTCAAACCTTGAGAAAAGCAGGTATCACAAAACCACTTGTAGCTATTGGTGGCGTGAAATTGGAGCATGTGAAAACGTTGCGAAAATACGGCGCAGATGGTATCGCGGTAATAACCGCAATCAGTCAAGCCAAAGATATAAAGGCAAGCACCAAAGCATTAAAGGAAGCAAGCGGATGCAACCACTGA
- a CDS encoding pilus assembly protein PilM has product MEIAHRKQRKQQIGVSKQQDNLYFVWLDAFHKVQSICLNGQQKDIFSHLLPHLPQKTSQCCFIGAISPHLTWSKTLILPQTLNVQECEQQCRFILQKELPIPLDELWFDYLTTPLKQGFRLDITAIRKESANAELVKYLPLKLTALDLLNHSILRAFYVILGQEPINTLFLYQDQQGCLAVCERLQQRQVLQSQSDLSELYQQFIQRFPETIEQVYVYQTPDILNSRTIESLPQDWQRIETDLPFIALGNALWQTDLKLVDLSSKTPALLPPINRESDDVKP; this is encoded by the coding sequence ATGGAAATTGCCCATAGAAAGCAGCGAAAACAACAAATTGGTGTGAGTAAACAACAAGATAACCTCTATTTCGTTTGGCTAGATGCATTCCACAAAGTTCAATCTATTTGCTTAAATGGACAGCAAAAAGACATTTTTTCCCATTTATTACCTCATTTACCACAAAAAACTAGCCAATGTTGTTTTATCGGAGCCATTTCACCCCATTTAACTTGGTCTAAAACGCTTATTTTACCGCAAACTCTCAATGTCCAGGAATGTGAACAACAATGTCGTTTCATTTTGCAAAAAGAATTACCGATTCCGTTGGATGAATTATGGTTTGATTATCTGACCACGCCATTAAAACAAGGTTTTCGTTTGGATATCACGGCGATTCGAAAAGAAAGTGCCAATGCAGAATTAGTAAAATATTTGCCGCTAAAATTAACCGCACTTGATTTACTGAATCACAGTATTTTACGCGCATTTTATGTCATTTTAGGGCAAGAGCCGATTAACACTTTATTTTTATATCAAGATCAACAAGGTTGTCTCGCCGTTTGTGAACGCTTACAACAACGACAAGTTTTGCAATCTCAAAGTGATTTATCTGAGCTTTATCAACAATTTATCCAACGCTTTCCCGAAACGATAGAACAGGTTTATGTGTATCAAACGCCAGATATATTGAATTCACGCACGATAGAATCACTGCCTCAGGATTGGCAACGCATCGAAACAGATTTACCTTTCATCGCTTTAGGTAATGCACTGTGGCAAACCGATTTAAAGCTAGTGGATTTATCCTCAAAAACACCCGCACTTTTGCCTCCAATTAATCGGGAGAGTGATGATGTTAAGCCTTAA